In Helianthus annuus cultivar XRQ/B chromosome 9, HanXRQr2.0-SUNRISE, whole genome shotgun sequence, the following are encoded in one genomic region:
- the LOC118481848 gene encoding zinc finger BED domain-containing protein RICESLEEPER 2-like, whose protein sequence is MSSNVESVQLNEEANDMADLVELSDEDNVQINEEANDMADEILDNEGDGSKRKSSSGAWSHFTTVEVQENGKMVKKHECMHCKKKYAPQSSRTTTHLLRHLKKCVFVKRLKGTKGFINFQPSDNENASEFNAMGGYDQMKCRELIAKLIIAHELPFSFVEYHWFNILMKYNNPLYQKVSRATIRKDCIKVVELEREKLKKVLKKVDMISLTSDCWTSNQTIGYMCLIAHYIDSNWKMQKRIIGFNELAPPHSGEVISDAILECLIKWGIQDKIGTITLDNASSNDRAASILKNTFQGKGKLHFEGMFFHVRCCAHILNLVVQDGLGTIDCCLVKIREGVKYLRKSPGRLLKFGEIAITLGIPTRRSLCIDVKTRWNSTHRMLESAMHYKLAYQGYALRDSNFEWSLTDDEWNRAQKVCKVLEVFLDATNLFSGTSYPTTNLFLVEIFKVKKEISSCYISNDGFLKKMSEPMFEKFEKYWGEIGVLMAIASILDPRFKKVSISWTFGKLYPSNEVDDRVEDVINRLQSLYVKYSTAFHMARASKNNMMSTSSGAPDVRDRIEDDFYAFLKSRPVENTQKSEVEVYLDEPNYIVLENKEFDVLSWWSQNSSKFPVLSKMARNIFSIPITTVASESAFSAGGRILDDYRSSLTKDMVELLVCGGDWIKATSKTTIQTLQQLAMEEENLEVPIPTSDDAFN, encoded by the exons ATGTCTTCAAACGTAGAATCTGTTCAGCTAAACGAGGAAGCAAATGATATGGCTGATCTCGTTGAGTTAAGTGATGAAGACAATGTCCAGATAAACGAGGAAGCAAATGATATGGCTGATGAAATTCTAGACAACGAAGGAGATGGTTCAAAACGAAAGTCTTCATCTGGAGCTTGGAGCCATTTTACAACTGTTGAAGTGCAGGAAAACGGGAAGATGGTTAAGAAACATGAGTGTATGCACTGCAAGAAAAAATATGCGCCACAAAGTTCACGGACAACGACACATCTCTTGCGACACTTGAAGAAGTGTGTGTTTGTCAAACGCTTGAAAGGTACAAAAGGTTTTATTAATTTTCAGCCGTCTGATAATGAAAATGCATCTGAATTTAATGCAATGGGTGGTTATGATCAAATGAAATGTAGAGAACTGATTGCAAAATTGATCATAGCTCATGAGCTACCTTTTTCATTCGTCGAGTATCATTGGTTTAATATCTTAATGAAGTATAATAACCCACTTTATCAAAAGGTGAGTAGGGCAACCATTAGGAAGGATTGTATAAAGGTGGTTGAATTAGAACGAGAGAAGTTGAAAAAAGTCTTAAAAAAGGTTGATATGATCTCCCTTACTAGTGATTGCTGGACTTCTAACCAAACAATAGGTTATATGTGTTTGATAGCACACTATATTGACTCTAACTGGAAAATGCAAAAAAGAATTATTGGTTTCAATGAGTTGGCACCACCACATAGTGGTGAGGTTATTTCGGATGCAATTTTAGAGTGTCTTATTAAATGGGGCATTCAAGACAAAATTGGTACAATTACTCTAGATAATGCTTCTAGTAATGATAGGGCTGCTTCAATTTTGAAAAATACTTTTCAGGGGAAGGGAAAATTGCATTTTGAGGGGATGTTTTTTCATGTGAGGTGTTGTGCTCACATATTGAATTTGGTAGTACAAGACGGATTAGGAACAATTGATTGTTGTCTTGTGAAAATTAGAGAGGGGGTCAAGTATTTAAGGAAGTCTCCGGGTCGTCTTTTAAAGTTTGGTGAAATTGCTATAACTCTTGGTATTCCAACCCGTCGATCTTTGTGCATAGATGTAAAAACTAGATGGAACTCCACACATCGAATGCTTGAATCAGCTATGCATTACAAACTTGCCTATCAAGGTTACGCATTGAGAGATTCTAACTTTGAATGGTCTCTCACCGATGACGAGTGGAATAGGGCTCAAAAGGTTTGCAAAGTACTTGAGGTTTTTTTGGATGCAACAAATTTGTTTTCGGGTACATCATATCCGACGACAAATTTGTTCCTTGTTGAAATTTTTAAAGTAAAAAAAGAGATATCTAGTTGTTATATCTCAAATGATGGTTTTTTGAAAAAGATGAGTGAGCCGATGTTcgaaaagtttgaaaaatattGGGGGGAAATTGGGGTTCTTATGGCAATTGCCTCAATTTTAGATCCACGTTTCAAGAAGGTCTCAATTTCGTGGACTTTTGGTAAGTTATATCCTTCCAATGAAGTTGATGATCGGGTTGAAGATGTGATAAATAGGTTACAGTCTCTTTATGTAAAGTACTCCACCGCATTTCACATGGCTAGGGCTTCTAAGAATAACATGATGAGCACATCATCCGGGGCCCCAGACGTTCGCGATAGAATTGAAGATGATTTTTATGCTTTTCTTAAGTCAAGACCAGTTGAAAATACACAAAAAAGTGAAGTTGAGGTGTACTTAGATGAGCCTAATTATATAGTTTTAGAAAACAAAGAATTTGATGTGTTAAGCTGGTGGAGTCAAAATTCCAGCAAGTTTCCAGTTTTAAGCAAAATGGCTCGTAACATTTTTAGCATTCCAATTACAACGGTTGCCTCGGAATCGGCATTTAGTGCCGGAGGACGTATACTAGATGACTACCGAAGCTCTCTCACAAAAGATATGGTCGAGCTTCTAGTTTGTGGAGGCGATTGGATAAAGGCCACATCAAAAACAACTATTCAAACATTACAA CAATTGGCAATGGAAGAAGAAAATTTAGAAGTTCCAATCCCGACAAGTGACGATGCATTTAATTGA